Proteins encoded in a region of the Triticum dicoccoides isolate Atlit2015 ecotype Zavitan chromosome 3A, WEW_v2.0, whole genome shotgun sequence genome:
- the LOC119267961 gene encoding Holliday junction resolvase MOC1, chloroplastic-like has product MAAAAAGAASAAAAPATHHAVHPMNALRSAALRRSTLRWDAAAAFFSPPFRSRRCHRRVLLPPVAALPAKSRSRAKAKLLADAGAVDPWLASLSLLPADGSDAAAAPAPTGWAIGIDPDTRGAIAVLSPDGSSQVFDNPFVNIMVSELTRKRLDTRSIIQLLRGLDAPPGTTAFIEKSSPFPTDGKLGWWSTGFSYGLWIAALVASEFSVVPVASQTWKSYFGLTRSASPKDDSRRAATILFPDKALSLKLKKHHGRAEALLLAAYGKGLVLPSEKFSKTQRVLKQETNLALTGMPD; this is encoded by the exons ATGGCAGCAGCAGCTGCCGGTGCTGCATCGGCCGCCGCTGCGCCAGCTACGCATCACGCCGTCCACCCCATGAACGCCCTCcgctccgccgccctccgccgctccACCCTCCGTTGGGACGCTGCCGCGGCCTTCTTCTCCCCGCCCTTCCGCTCACGCCGCTGCCACCGACGTGTCTTGCTCCCTCCTGTTGCGGCGCTGCCCGCGAAGTCCCGCTCCAGGGCCAAGGCCAAGCTCCTGGCGGACGCGGGGGCTGTGGACCCCTGGCTCGCCTCCCTCTCCCTGCTCCCCGCCGACGGcagcgacgccgccgccgcccccgcccccaccGGCTGGGCGATTGGGATCGATCCAGACACTCGCGGCGCCATCGCCGTTCTCTCACCCGACGGCTCCTCTCAG GTGTTCGATAACCCGTTCGTGAACATAATGGTGTCGGAGCTCACCCGGAAGCGCCTAGACACCAGGTCCATCATACAGCTTCTCCGTGGCCTTGATGCGCCTCCAG gaACTACagcatttattgaaaagtcaagtcCATTTCCAACTGATGGAAAGCTG GGATGGTGGAGTACAGGTTTTTCGTATGGCTTGTGGATTGCTGCTCTAGTGGCATCTGAGTTTTCTGTTGTACCGGTTGCATCACAGACATGGAAATCGTACTTTGGGCTAACTCGAAGTGCATCACCTAAG GACGATAGCAGACGAGCTGCAACAATCTTGTTCCCGGATAAGGCTCTGTCCCTCAAGTTGAAGAAACATCACG GGCGAGCAGAGGCTCTTCTGTTAGCGGCCTATGGAAAAGGACTCGTGCTACCATCAGAGAAGTTCAGCAAAACACAAAGAGTGCTGAAGCAAGAAACCAACTTGGCATTGACAGGGATGCCTGATTGA
- the LOC119267960 gene encoding hydroxymethylglutaryl-CoA lyase, mitochondrial-like isoform X2: protein MLASRVWSRSAPQSSRALASAAASAARSLLLRSGMQLSRAPPGLAERPCARIAEADAPPLCSSSGHSRGEHACRRRTYQRHPVSNRATPVGGNRHVLYASYLSQNQQNYRSFSASSDQERIEAANRIIHGLPRCVKIVEVGPRDGLQNEKNTVPTPVKIELIKRLATSGLSVVEATSFVSPKWVPQLADARDVMEVVRNITGVSFPVLTPNLKGFEAAAAAGAKEVAIFASASEAFSKSNINCSIKESLVRYNDVALAAKKREIPVRGYVSCVVGCPVEGSVPPSNVAYVAKELYDMGCYEVSLGDTIGVGTPGTVVPMLEAVMSVVPVEKLAVHFHDTYGQSLSNILVSLQMGISVVDSSVAGLGGCPYAKGASGNVATEDVVYMLNGLGIKTGVDLSKVISAGEFICKHLGRQSGSKAATALSKVTASVSKL, encoded by the exons ATGCTGGCGTCCAGGGTCTGGTCTAGGTCCGCGCCGCAGTCCTCGCGCGCTTTGGCTTCCGCAGCGGCCTCGGCGGCGAGGTCCCTTCTACTGAGGTCCGGCATGCAGCTCTCCCGGGCTCCTCCCGGTCTCGCAGAGCGGCCCTGCGCCCGGATAGCTGAGGCTGATGCGCCGCCGCTGTGCTCTTCTTCAGGCCATTCACG AGGAGAACATGCCTGCAGAAGACGCACATATCAAAGACATCCAGTGTCTAATCGAGCCACGCCTGTCGGAGGGAACCGTCATGTTCTTTATGCAAGTTATCTTTCACAGAACCAACAGAACTACAGATCTTTTTCGGCTTCGTCCGACCAAGAGAGGATAGAAGCTGCAAACAGG ATAATACATGGTCTGCCAAGGTGTGTGAAAATTGTAGAAGTTGGGCCTCGAGATGGACTGCAGAACGAAAAAAATACAGTGCCAACACCTGTAAAGATTGAGCTCATAAAGAGATTGGCAACCTCTGGATTATCAGTTGTTGAGGCAACAAGTTTTGTCTCCCCAAAATGGGTGCCACAG CTAGCTGATGCGAGGGATGTTATGGAAGTGGTTCGGAATATTACGGGTGTAAGCTTTCCTGTATTGACCCCAAACCTTAAG GGATttgaagcagcagctgcagcaggtGCCAAAGAAGTTGCAATATTTGCGTCAGCTTCTGAAGCATTTTCAAAGTCAAACATAAACTGTTCAATTAAAGAGAGCCTTGTTCGCTATAATGATGTTGCTCTTGCAGCAAAAAAGCGAGAAATTCCTGTACGAgg GTATGTTTCTTGTGTGGTTGGATGCCCAGTAGAAGGATCAGTACCACCTTCAAATGTAGCTTATGTTGCCAAAGAGCTTTATGACATGGGCTGCTACGAGGTTTCGCTTGGTGATACGATTGGAGTAGGTACCCCAG GCACAGTTGTACCAATGCTTGAGGCAGTTATGTCCGTCGTTCCCGTGGAAAAGCTTGCTGTCCATTTCCACGACACCTACGGGCAGTCTCTTTCAAACATCCTCGTCTCTCTCCAG ATGGGTATTAGTGTCGTGGACTCCTCCGTTGCGGGCCTTGGTGGCTGCCCATATGCAAAGGGCGCATCAGGGAATGTTGCTACTGAGGACGTAGTGTACATGCTGAATGGGTTGGGGATCAAGACAGGCGTCGATCTAAGCAAGGTGATCTCAGCCGGCGAGTTCATCTGCAAGCATCTGGGGCGCCAGTCTGGGTCCAAGGCAGCTACTGCCTTGAGCAAGGTTACCGCGAGCGTCTCAAAGCTATGA
- the LOC119267960 gene encoding hydroxymethylglutaryl-CoA lyase, mitochondrial-like isoform X1 gives MLASRVWSRSAPQSSRALASAAASAARSLLLRSGMQLSRAPPGLAERPCARIAEADAPPLCSSSGHSRGEHACRRRTYQRHPVSNRATPVGGNRHVLYASYLSQNQQNYRSFSASSDQERIEAANRFQIIHGLPRCVKIVEVGPRDGLQNEKNTVPTPVKIELIKRLATSGLSVVEATSFVSPKWVPQLADARDVMEVVRNITGVSFPVLTPNLKGFEAAAAAGAKEVAIFASASEAFSKSNINCSIKESLVRYNDVALAAKKREIPVRGYVSCVVGCPVEGSVPPSNVAYVAKELYDMGCYEVSLGDTIGVGTPGTVVPMLEAVMSVVPVEKLAVHFHDTYGQSLSNILVSLQMGISVVDSSVAGLGGCPYAKGASGNVATEDVVYMLNGLGIKTGVDLSKVISAGEFICKHLGRQSGSKAATALSKVTASVSKL, from the exons ATGCTGGCGTCCAGGGTCTGGTCTAGGTCCGCGCCGCAGTCCTCGCGCGCTTTGGCTTCCGCAGCGGCCTCGGCGGCGAGGTCCCTTCTACTGAGGTCCGGCATGCAGCTCTCCCGGGCTCCTCCCGGTCTCGCAGAGCGGCCCTGCGCCCGGATAGCTGAGGCTGATGCGCCGCCGCTGTGCTCTTCTTCAGGCCATTCACG AGGAGAACATGCCTGCAGAAGACGCACATATCAAAGACATCCAGTGTCTAATCGAGCCACGCCTGTCGGAGGGAACCGTCATGTTCTTTATGCAAGTTATCTTTCACAGAACCAACAGAACTACAGATCTTTTTCGGCTTCGTCCGACCAAGAGAGGATAGAAGCTGCAAACAGG TTCCAGATAATACATGGTCTGCCAAGGTGTGTGAAAATTGTAGAAGTTGGGCCTCGAGATGGACTGCAGAACGAAAAAAATACAGTGCCAACACCTGTAAAGATTGAGCTCATAAAGAGATTGGCAACCTCTGGATTATCAGTTGTTGAGGCAACAAGTTTTGTCTCCCCAAAATGGGTGCCACAG CTAGCTGATGCGAGGGATGTTATGGAAGTGGTTCGGAATATTACGGGTGTAAGCTTTCCTGTATTGACCCCAAACCTTAAG GGATttgaagcagcagctgcagcaggtGCCAAAGAAGTTGCAATATTTGCGTCAGCTTCTGAAGCATTTTCAAAGTCAAACATAAACTGTTCAATTAAAGAGAGCCTTGTTCGCTATAATGATGTTGCTCTTGCAGCAAAAAAGCGAGAAATTCCTGTACGAgg GTATGTTTCTTGTGTGGTTGGATGCCCAGTAGAAGGATCAGTACCACCTTCAAATGTAGCTTATGTTGCCAAAGAGCTTTATGACATGGGCTGCTACGAGGTTTCGCTTGGTGATACGATTGGAGTAGGTACCCCAG GCACAGTTGTACCAATGCTTGAGGCAGTTATGTCCGTCGTTCCCGTGGAAAAGCTTGCTGTCCATTTCCACGACACCTACGGGCAGTCTCTTTCAAACATCCTCGTCTCTCTCCAG ATGGGTATTAGTGTCGTGGACTCCTCCGTTGCGGGCCTTGGTGGCTGCCCATATGCAAAGGGCGCATCAGGGAATGTTGCTACTGAGGACGTAGTGTACATGCTGAATGGGTTGGGGATCAAGACAGGCGTCGATCTAAGCAAGGTGATCTCAGCCGGCGAGTTCATCTGCAAGCATCTGGGGCGCCAGTCTGGGTCCAAGGCAGCTACTGCCTTGAGCAAGGTTACCGCGAGCGTCTCAAAGCTATGA